The Montipora capricornis isolate CH-2021 chromosome 1, ASM3666992v2, whole genome shotgun sequence genome contains a region encoding:
- the LOC138059620 gene encoding uncharacterized protein produces the protein MALKTFIARRGRPQRMFNDNGTNFVGANNELRKRLKQLDEQRVQNFCAPKEIDWNFQPPSAPHFGGAWERLVQYAKKALKAVLKDTVVPKEALRSSLVETEGIHNSRPITHVSSDAGDVEALTPNHLLLLCANPSYEDAVVTDREVNSTKPWRQYQVLANFFWRRFTKEYLTSLTERKKRKENRQNLKVGDLYLNRISHVAFGRWAGRVYSSWARWKSPCSYCPNWNWRIQKTNNKTLFIRRGGSLDLFL, from the coding sequence ATGGCATTGAAAACATTCATAGCACGACGTGGACGACCTCAAAGAATGTTCAATGATAATGGTACAAACTTTGTTGGAGCCAACAACGAGTTGCGGAAACGTCTCAAGCAATTGGATGAGCAGAGAGTACAGAACTTTTGTGCACCAAAAGAGATTGATTGGAACTTTCAGCCACCGAGTGCTCCACACTTTGGTGGTGCGTGGGAAAGACTCGTACAGTACGCGAAGAAAGCGCTGAAAGCGGTGCTGAAAGATACAGTCGTCCCTAAAGAAGCACTGCGGAGCTCTCTGGTTGAGACAGAGGGAATTCACAACAGTCGACCAATCACTCATGTATCCTCTGATGCAGGAGATGTTGAAGCACTCACACCAAACCACCTATTGCTTCTGTGTGCAAATCCGAGTTATGAAGATGCCGTTGTTACGGATAGAGAGGTTAACTCCACAAAGCCGTGGCGACAGTACCAAGTCCTAGCAAATTTCTTCTGGAGACGTTTCACCAAGGAGTATCTTACTAGCCTGACAGAGAGGAAGAAGCGGAAAGAGAACAGACAGAATCTGAAAGTGGGAGACTTGTATCTGAACCGAATCAGCCACGTGGCATTTGGCCGCTGGGCAGGTCGTGTCTACTCATCCTGGGCAAGATGGAAGAGTCCGTGCAGTTACTGTCCGAACTGGAATTGGAGAATTCAAAAGACCAATAACAAAACTTTGTTTATTAGAAGAGGCGGAAGTTTAGATTTATTTCTGTAA